A single Anopheles arabiensis isolate DONGOLA chromosome 2, AaraD3, whole genome shotgun sequence DNA region contains:
- the LOC120896878 gene encoding alpha-tocopherol transfer protein-like — translation MDSAQTNELTQWPLVDRESIEKITHWLTAQPHLPQIQEHEIAQFLHANYGNEEATQRTIENYYTLRTNYRDCFTDRDVFNDAMQTALRIMMFTILPGETKEGYKMVYTRLLTSDASHFNHPQILKFMTMCLDLWVKLEGNAKGHIMLMDMHGMHVGHMTKMNMAAVKKHMFYVQDALPIRLKQLHFINVVPFMNWLMSLVRPLLHKEVEEMINMHVGLGKLHEDIPIECLPNEVGGTAGSVQELHDSFKEKLYANSEWFKATESQNSVDETKRPSKPKKFMFGLFG, via the exons ATGGACAGCGCGCAAACTAATGAGCTAACGCAGTGGCCTTTGGTCGATCGGGAGAGCATCGAAAAGATTACACACTGGCTCACCGCTCAACCGCACCTACCGCAAATTCAAG aACACGAAATCGCCCAGTTCCTGCATGCAAACTATGGCAACGAAGAAGCAACCCAGCGCACTATCGAGAACTATTACACCCTGCGGACCAACTATCGGGATTGCTTCACCGACCGGGACGTGTTCAACGATGCGATGCAAACGGCACTCAGAATCAT GATGTTCACCATACTGCCAGGAGAAACAAAGGAAGGATATAAAATGGTTTACACACGTTTGCTCACCTCTGATGCGTCCCACTTCAATCACCCGCAGATACTAAAATT CATGACCATGTGTCTCGATTTGTGGGTGAAGCTTGAAGGCAATGCAAAGGGGCACATCATGCTGATGGATATGCACGGCATGCACGTTGGCCATATGACCAAAATGAACATGGCAGCGGTAAAGAAGCACATGTTCTATGTACAGGATGCACTCCCCATCAGGCTCAAGCAATTGCACTTCATAAACGTGGTACCGTTCATGAACTGGCTAATGTCGCTCGTCCGACCACTTTTGCACAAAGAGGTGGAGGAGATGATCAACATGCATGTAGGCCTGGGTAAACTGCATGAAGACATTCCCATTGAGTGTCTGCCTAATGAGGTTGGCGGTACTGCTGGATCAGTGCAGGAGCTGCATG ATTCGTTCAAGGAGAAACTGTATGCCAACAGCGAATGGTTTAAGGCAACGGAATCCCAAAACTCGGTAGATGAAACGAAACGGCCTTCAAAGCCGAAAAAATTCATGTTCGGGCTTTTTGGGTAA
- the LOC120893916 gene encoding putative fatty acyl-CoA reductase CG5065 yields the protein MMQQKCPNIPAVFAEADVFITGGTGFMGKVLIEKLLRSCPQIARVFVLMRAKRGKSLEDRLKLITDGVLFDMLKRENPEVLKKIQPIEGDCTMLKLGMSHESMERMKDVQFVFHAAASVRFDDPLKDAILINTRSTREVLDWAKTLRKLRAVVHVSTTYCNPELMHVEEKIYPPKMDWREAIRMAEMFDNALLETVKEKLTQFAPNTYTYTKALAEQICYEYRNDIPLVVFRPSIVTNTETEPLMGWVDNFNGPIGLLLGCASGVVRTGLLDLEKRINCIPVDVSIKAIIVAAWKRATTDEQGTLPVYNSAAEPEKTINYGTMLYDGKVLFDRTPLSNMLWAPGGTTTSNKYCFYLVFFCCQLLPAIIVDTLLRVAGKVPFLLRLNRKIFDAQVSLRYFMNNEWVFKTENFKELEYTLTADDRKDFSTNYFVRGMMEYYESAILGGRRYLLKEPDENIAYALKKYKRLRVLNYTLKFALSFLIVYFIYNKYIV from the exons ATGATGCAGCAAAAGTGCCCGAATATACCAGCGGTGTTTGCTGAGGCGGATGTGTTCATTACCGGGGGTACGGGATTTATGGGAAAAGTGCTTATCGAGAAGTTGTTGCGATCATGTCCCCAGATTGCTCGTGTTTTTGTGCTGATGCGTGCTAAAAGGGGCAAGTCACTCGAGGATCGTCTAAAACTGATCACAGATGGTGTG CTGTTTGATATGCTAAAGCGCGAGAATCCAGAAGtgctaaaaaaaatacagccgATCGAAGGTGATTGCACGATGTTGAAGTTGGGCATGTCCCACGAAAGTATGGAACGCATGAAAGATGTGCAATTCGTGTTCCACGCAGCAGCTAGTGTACGCTTTGATGATCCGTTGAAAGATGCCATCTTGATCAACACTCGCAGCACACGGGAAGTTTTAGATTGGGCCAAAACACTTCGTAAACTCCGAGCTGTTGTACATGTTTCAACAACATACTGCAATCCGGAGCTGATGCACGTGGAAGAGAAGATCTACCCACCAAAGATGGACTGGAGGGAAGCGATTCGTATGGCGGAAATGTTTGATAACGCTCTCTTAGAAACAGTGAAAGAAAA ATTAACGCAGTTTGCCCCAAATACGTACACCTATACCAAAGCACTAGCTGAACAGATCTGCTATGAGTATCGCAACGACATCCCACTCGTCGTTTTTCGACCGTCTATTGTGACCAATACAGAAACTGAGCCCCTCATGGGATGGGTGGATAATTTCAATGGTCCCATAGGATTGCTGCTTGGCTGTGCCTCCGGTGTAGTAAGGACAGGATTGCTCGATCTAGAGAAACGTATCAACTGCATTCCAGTTGACGTAAGCATTAAGGCAATCATCGTAGCTGCCTGGAAACGAGCTACTACAGATGAACAGGGAACACTTCCGGTGTACAATAGTGCCGCGGAGCCTGAGAAGACGATAAACTACGGCACAATGTTGTACGACGGTAAAGTGCTATTCGATCGCACACCTTTGAGCAACATGCTGTGGGCTCCCGGCGGCACTACAACTTCAAATAAGTACTGCTTCTATCTCGTATTTTTCTGTTGTCAATTGCTGCCGGCCATAATTGTGGATACTCTATTGCGAGTTGCCGGGAAGGTACCATT TTTGCTGAGGCTGAATCGTAAAATTTTCGACGCACAAGTTTCCCTAAGATATTTCATGAACAACGAATGGGTGTTTAAAACCGAGAATTTCAAGGAGCTTGAGTATACATTAACTGCTGACGATAG AAAGGACTTTTCAACCAACTATTTCGTGCGTGGAATGATGGAGTACTACGAAAGTGCTATTCTTGGCGGCCGGCGATACTTGCTGAAGGAGCCAGATGAAAATATTGCCTATGCattgaaaaaatacaaacgttTACGGGTGTTGAATTATACGCTAAAATTTGCACTATCATTCTTGATTGTGTACTTCATATACAACAAGTACATAGTGTAA
- the LOC120895398 gene encoding probable pyruvate dehydrogenase E1 component subunit alpha, mitochondrial isoform X2, translating into MLSNVAKSIGQRNLFGKLKTLSSQQQNGFASEATFETRAFKLHNLEEGPSTKVTLTKEDALKYYGQMYTIRRMETAAGNLYKEKVIRGFCHLYSGQEACAVGMRAAMRPEDSCITAYRCHGWTYLMGVSPVGVLAELTGRSSGCARGKGGSMHMYGKNFYGGNGIVGAQVPLGVGIGFAAKYNGTQGACIALYGDGAANQGQLFEVYNMAKLWNAPCIFVCENNGYGMGTSAERASANTNYYTRGDFVPGIWVDGMDVLAVREATRFALEHTSSGKGPILMETATYRYSGHSMSDPGTSYRSRDEIAEVRQTRDPITSLREKILTTELATVEELKEIEGKIRAEVDSATKVAKTDKEISVDELTADIYANPENLTSVRNTVPHAELQHKRLGQAVNM; encoded by the exons ATGCTTTCGAACGTAGCAAAATCGATTGGCCAGCGCAATCTGTTTGGCAAGTTG AAAACACTTTCAAGCCAGCAGCAGAATGGATTTGCTTCGGAAGCTACGTTCGAGACGCGG GCCTTTAAGCTGCATAACCTTGAAGAAGGACCTTCGACCAAGGTGACTCTCACCAAGGAGGATGCTCTGAAATACTACGGCCAGATGTACACGATACGACGCATGGAAACGGCTGCCGGTAACCTGTACAAGGAAAAGGTGATCAGAGGCTTTTGTCATCTGTACTCTGGCCAGGAGGCGTGTGCCGTTGGAATGCGTGCGGCTATGCGTCCCGAGGATTCCTGTATCACCGCGTACCGGTGCCACGGATGGACGTATCTGATGGGTGTGTCTCCCGTGGGCGTACTGGCTGAGCTAACGGGCCGTAGCAGCGGCTGCGCTCGAGGTAAGGGTGGCAGCATGCACATGTACGGTAAGAACTTCTACGGCGGAAATGGCATCGTCGGAGCTCAAGTACCTCTAGGTGTCGGTATCGGCTTCGCTGCTAAATACAACGGAACCCAGGGAGCCTGTATTGCGCTGTATGGCGATGGAGCTGCCAACCAGGGTCAGCTGTTTGAGGTGTACAACATGGCAAAGCTGTGGAACGCGCCTTGCATATTCGTCTGCGAGAACAATGGTTACGGAATGGGTACCAGCGCTGAGCGTGCGTCTGCCAACACCAACTACTATACTCGTGGAGACTTTGTGCCCGGTATCTGGGTCGACGGTATGGACGTGTTGGCAGTTCGCGAAGCCACCCGCTTCGCGTTGGAACACACCTCCTCCGGCAAGGGACCAATTCTGATGGAAACGGCCACTTACCGTTACTCTGGACATTCCATGTCCGACCCCGGCACTAGCTATCGCTCGCGCGACGAAATCGCCGAAGTAAGACAAACTCGAGATCCGATAACATCGCTACGCGAAAAGATTTTAACGACCGAGCTGGCCACGGTGGAAGAGCTGAAGGAGATTGAAGGCAAGATTCGTGCTGAGGTAGACTCGGCGACAAAGGTGGCCAAGACCGACAAAGAAATCTCCGTCGATGAGCTTACCGCAGATATTTATGCCAATCCAGAAAACCTCACGTCCGTACGCAACACAGTGCCCCATGCCGAACTGCAGCACAAGCGGCTTGGACAGGCGGTCAACATGTAA
- the LOC120895398 gene encoding pyruvate dehydrogenase E1 component subunit alpha type II, mitochondrial-like isoform X1 — protein MGLTKWVNTLFRSSKAAAAATEAIKPKNNSPSAIGNENKVKTLSSQQQNGFASEATFETRAFKLHNLEEGPSTKVTLTKEDALKYYGQMYTIRRMETAAGNLYKEKVIRGFCHLYSGQEACAVGMRAAMRPEDSCITAYRCHGWTYLMGVSPVGVLAELTGRSSGCARGKGGSMHMYGKNFYGGNGIVGAQVPLGVGIGFAAKYNGTQGACIALYGDGAANQGQLFEVYNMAKLWNAPCIFVCENNGYGMGTSAERASANTNYYTRGDFVPGIWVDGMDVLAVREATRFALEHTSSGKGPILMETATYRYSGHSMSDPGTSYRSRDEIAEVRQTRDPITSLREKILTTELATVEELKEIEGKIRAEVDSATKVAKTDKEISVDELTADIYANPENLTSVRNTVPHAELQHKRLGQAVNM, from the exons ATGGGGTTAACGAAGTGGGTGAACACACTATTCCGTTCAAGCAAAGCGGCTGCAGCTGCTACTGAAGCAATCAAACCGAAAAACAACTCGCCCAGTGCgattggaaatgaaaacaaagtg AAAACACTTTCAAGCCAGCAGCAGAATGGATTTGCTTCGGAAGCTACGTTCGAGACGCGG GCCTTTAAGCTGCATAACCTTGAAGAAGGACCTTCGACCAAGGTGACTCTCACCAAGGAGGATGCTCTGAAATACTACGGCCAGATGTACACGATACGACGCATGGAAACGGCTGCCGGTAACCTGTACAAGGAAAAGGTGATCAGAGGCTTTTGTCATCTGTACTCTGGCCAGGAGGCGTGTGCCGTTGGAATGCGTGCGGCTATGCGTCCCGAGGATTCCTGTATCACCGCGTACCGGTGCCACGGATGGACGTATCTGATGGGTGTGTCTCCCGTGGGCGTACTGGCTGAGCTAACGGGCCGTAGCAGCGGCTGCGCTCGAGGTAAGGGTGGCAGCATGCACATGTACGGTAAGAACTTCTACGGCGGAAATGGCATCGTCGGAGCTCAAGTACCTCTAGGTGTCGGTATCGGCTTCGCTGCTAAATACAACGGAACCCAGGGAGCCTGTATTGCGCTGTATGGCGATGGAGCTGCCAACCAGGGTCAGCTGTTTGAGGTGTACAACATGGCAAAGCTGTGGAACGCGCCTTGCATATTCGTCTGCGAGAACAATGGTTACGGAATGGGTACCAGCGCTGAGCGTGCGTCTGCCAACACCAACTACTATACTCGTGGAGACTTTGTGCCCGGTATCTGGGTCGACGGTATGGACGTGTTGGCAGTTCGCGAAGCCACCCGCTTCGCGTTGGAACACACCTCCTCCGGCAAGGGACCAATTCTGATGGAAACGGCCACTTACCGTTACTCTGGACATTCCATGTCCGACCCCGGCACTAGCTATCGCTCGCGCGACGAAATCGCCGAAGTAAGACAAACTCGAGATCCGATAACATCGCTACGCGAAAAGATTTTAACGACCGAGCTGGCCACGGTGGAAGAGCTGAAGGAGATTGAAGGCAAGATTCGTGCTGAGGTAGACTCGGCGACAAAGGTGGCCAAGACCGACAAAGAAATCTCCGTCGATGAGCTTACCGCAGATATTTATGCCAATCCAGAAAACCTCACGTCCGTACGCAACACAGTGCCCCATGCCGAACTGCAGCACAAGCGGCTTGGACAGGCGGTCAACATGTAA